A single region of the Salvelinus sp. IW2-2015 linkage group LG20, ASM291031v2, whole genome shotgun sequence genome encodes:
- the ppp1caa gene encoding protein phosphatase 1, catalytic subunit, alpha isozyme a, translating into MAEPDKLNIDSIIQRLLEVKGSRPGKNVQLTENEIRGLCLKSREIFLSQPILLELEAPLKICGDVHGQYYDLLRLFEYGGFPPESNYLFLGDYVDRGKQSLETICLLLAYKVKYPENFFLLRGNHECASINRIYGFYDECKRRYNIKLWKTFTDCFNCLPVAAIVDEKIFCCHGGLSPDLQSMEQVRRVMRPTDVPDQGLLCDLLWADPDKDVLGWGENDRGVSFTFGADVVAKFLHKHDMDLICRAHQVVEDGYEFFAKRQLVTLFSAPNYCGEFDNAGAMMSVDETLMCSFQILKPADKKLYSYGGGGGMGSGRPVTPPRNSAKGGKAKK; encoded by the exons TTAAGGGCTCTCGGCCAGGCAAGAACGTTCAGCTGACAGAGAACGAGATCCGTGGCCTTTGCCTCAAGTCTCGCGAAATCTTCCTCAGCCAGCCAATCCTGCTCGAGCTTGAGGCACCACTCAAGATCTGTG GTGACGTCCACGGTCAGTACTACGACCTGCTGCGGCTGTTTGAGTACGGAGGCTTCCCCCCGGAGAGCAACTACCTGTTCCTAGGGGACTACGTGGACCGAGGGAAGCAGTCCCTGGAGACCATCTGCTTGCTTCTGGCCTACAAGGTCAAATACCCAGAGAACTTCTTCTTGCTGCGTGGCAACCACGAGTGTGCCTCCATTAACCGTATCTATGGCTTTTATGACGAGT GTAAGAGACGGTATAACATCAAGCTGTGGAAGACGTTCACAGACTGCTTCAACTGTTTACCCGTGGCTGCCATTGTAGATGAGAAGATCTTCTGCTGCCATGGAG GcctctctccagacctccagtccaTGGAGCAGGTGCGCAGAGTGATGCGACCCACAGATGTGCCTGACCAGGGCCTGCTGTGTGACCTGCTGTGGGCCGACCCAGACAAAGATGTCCTGGGCTGGGGCGAGAACGACCGTGGGGTCTCTTTCACATTCGGGGCAGACGTGGTGGccaaatttctgcacaaacacGACATGGACCTTATATGTAGGGCACATCAG GTGGTAGAAGACGGTTACGAGTTCTTTGCAAAGAGACAGCTTGTTACTCTGTTTTCTGCCCCTAACTACTGTGGAGAGTTTGATAATGCCGGTGCCATGATGAGTGTGGATGAGACCCTCATGTGTTCCTTTCAG ATTCTCAAGCCAGCGGATAAGAAGCTCTACTCttatggtggaggtggaggaatgGGATCTGGACGCCCCGTCACCCCGCCACGGAATTCCGCCAAAGGCGGAAAGGCCAAGAAATAA